One genomic segment of Ricinus communis isolate WT05 ecotype wild-type chromosome 5, ASM1957865v1, whole genome shotgun sequence includes these proteins:
- the LOC8284620 gene encoding MND1-interacting protein 1 isoform X1, translating into MGCTVREKHIRTNRRARSAKPEFDPCCYASSISKSILESGLKPLAYHLGLHDPTHTNPNPNSSNANLEDNGWGYCTEEQLEEILLKNLEFLYKEAIAKLVSLGYDEDTALKAILRNGHCYGGMDVLTNILHNSLAHLNSNSGTNCSSSHGSLDESEPVFNDLRQLEEYSLAAMVCLLQQVRPHLSKGDAMWCLLMSDLHVGRASTIEIPPGNGNITVQSSLESFSSNGVDNGVGVVAPALCRFHGGWGFGNEGGSEFAVNGFFSYSAEMTLPKDIDCPKRFNLSPSMKSLLKRNVAMFAAGFRANSKQMQLQSQAQPESCVGVSSGGDVTPASAGSRVLVENGEVSQNSKNQDGVNSVWNKFQDGISSVLSKFSDLNLDENLELAGEDQKDEMIVTLLHQIKDLERQVKERKEWAHQKAMQAARKLSSDLTELKMLRMEREETQRLKKGKQTLEDSTMKRLSEMENALRKASGQVDRANAAVRRLETENAEIRAEMEASKLSSSESTSTCMEAVKREKKWLKKLLAWEKQKTKLQDEIADEKQKIKELQRCLAMVEQAQKEAEAKWRQEVKVKEQVLAQVEEERRSKEAAEASNKRKLEALRLKIEIDFQRHKDDLQRLEQELSRLKASAESPDLNHQLSTLPSGKPEKTKPQGETIARLLHELDKLEDSSDKGANCERDCIICMKDEVSIVFLPCAHQVMCASCSDNYGKKGKATCPCCRVPIEQRIRVFGASS; encoded by the exons ATGGGTTGCACTGTGAGGGAGAAGCATATCCGTACAAATCGGAGAGCACGATCAGCTAAACCTGAATTTGACCCCTGCTGTTATGCGTCCTCGATATCCAAGTCCATTCTTGAATCAGGCCTCAAACCCTTGGCTTACCACCTGGGTCTGCACGATCCAACCCACACCAATCCAAACCCTAATTCATCTAATGCTAATCTTGAAGATAATGGTTGGGGTTATTGTACTGAAGAACAATTGGAAGAAATCTTATTAAAGAACCTTGAATTTTTGTATAAAGAAGCAATTGCTAAGCTTGTTTCATTGGGTTATGATGAAGATACTGCTTTAAAAGCGATTTTGCGTAATGGGCATTGCTATGGTGGTATGGATGTTTTAACTAATATATTGCATAACTCTTTGGCTCATTTGAATAGCAATTCCGGTACTAATTGCAGTAGCAGTCATGGGAGTTTAGATGAATCCGAGCCtgtttttaatgatttaaGGCAATTGGAGGAGTATTCTCTTGCGGCCATGGTTTGTTTGCTGCAACAAGTTAGACCACATTTGAGTAAAGGTGATGCCATGTGGTGTTTATTGATGAGTGATCTTCATGTGGGTAGGGCGAGTACTATTGAAATTCCACCTGGTAATGGAAATATTACGGTGCAGAGCAGTCTAGAGAGTTTCAGTAGCAATGGTGTTGATAATGGGGTTGGTGTTGTAGCACCGGCCCTATGCAGATTTCATGGAGGGTGGGGGTTTGGGAATGAAGGAGGATCAGAATTTGCTGTCAATGGGTTTTTCTCTTATAGTGCAGAAATGACTTTGCCAAAGGACATTGATTGTCCTAAGAGGTTTAACCTTTCACCTTCAATGAAATCTCTGTTGAAGAGGAATGTTGCCATGTTTGCTGCAGGTTTTAGGGCTAATTCAAAACAGATGCAGTTGCAGTCTCAGGCTCAACCGGAGTCTTGTGTGGGTGTTTCGTCAGGTGGGGATGTAACCCCAGCTTCTGCAGGTAGCAGGGTTCTGGTTGAGAATGGTGAAGTGTCTCAAAATTCGAAAAACCAAGATGGGGTTAACTCCGTGTGGAACAAGTTTCAAGATGGGATTAGTTCAGTGTTAAGTAAGTTCAGTGACTTGAATCTTGATGAAAATTTGGAGCTTGCTGGAGAAGATCAGAAGGATGAGATGATAGTTACTCTGCTTCATCAGATTAAGGATTTGGAAAGACAAGTAAAAGAGCGAAAAGAGTGGGCACATCAGAAGGCAATGCAAGCTGCAAGAAAGCTTAGTAGTGATTTGACAGAGCTTAAAATGTTGAGAATGGAGAGGGAGGAAACACAGCGATTGAAGAAGGGGAAACAGACTCTTGAggattcaacaatgaagagGCTCTCAGAGATGGAGAATGCTTTGAGGAAGGCAAGTGGCCAAGTGGATCGGGCAAACGCAGCTGTGAGGCGGCTTGAGACTGAGAATGCAGAAATCAGAGCAGAGATGGAGGCTTCTAAGTTAAGTTCATCAGAGTCCACGTCAACGTGTATGGAGGCTgtgaagagagagaaaaaatggCTGAAGAAGCTCTTGGCTTGGGAGAAACAGAAAACTAAGTTGCAGGATGAGATTGCAGATGAGAAACAGAAGATCAAGGAGTTGCAGAGATGCTTGGCAATGGTTGAGCAGGCTCAGAAGGAAGCTGAG GCAAAATGGAGGCAGGAAGTGAAGGTGAAAGAGCAGGTTTTGGCCCAGGTAGAGGAGGAACGGCGGTCTAAGGAAGCAGCTGAGGCCAGCAATAAAAGGAAGCTTGAGGCTTTGCGCCTCAAGATAGAGATAGACTTCCAGCGCCATAAGGATGATCTCCAGAGACTTGAGCAGGAGCTTTCACGTCTAAAAGCATCTGCAGAGTCCCCTGACTTGAATCATCAGTTAAGTACTTTACCCTCTGGAAAGCCTGAGAAGACAAAGCCCCAAGGAGAAACAATTGCTAGGCTGCTGCATGAATTAGATAAACTGGAGGATTCATCTGATAAAGGAGCCAACTGTGAAAGAGATTGCATAATTTGTATGAAGGATGAAGTCTCTATTGTTTTTCTTCCATGTGCCCACCAAGTTATGTGTGCCAGTTGCAGTGATAATTATGGGAAGAAGGGTAAAGCTACTTGTCCATGTTGTCGGGTTCCAATAGAACAGAGAATCCGTGTTTTTGGTGCAAGTTCGTAA
- the LOC8284620 gene encoding MND1-interacting protein 1 isoform X2 yields the protein MGCTVREKHIRTNRRARSAKPEFDPCCYASSISKSILESGLKPLAYHLGLHDPTHTNPNPNSSNANLEDNGWGYCTEEQLEEILLKNLEFLYKEAIAKLVSLGYDEDTALKAILRNGHCYGGMDVLTNILHNSLAHLNSNSGTNCSSSHGSLDESEPVFNDLRQLEEYSLAAMVCLLQQVRPHLSKGDAMWCLLMSDLHVGRASTIEIPPGNGNITVQSSLESFSSNGVDNGVGVVAPALCRFHGGWGFGNEGGSEFAVNGFFSYSAEMTLPKDIDCPKRFNLSPSMKSLLKRNVAMFAAGFRANSKQMQLQSQAQPESCVGVSSGGDVTPASAGSRVLVENGEVSQNSKNQDGVNSVWNKFQDGISSVLSKFSDLNLDENLELAGEDQKDEMIVTLLHQIKDLERQVKERKEWAHQKAMQAARKLSSDLTELKMLRMEREETQRLKKGKQTLEDSTMKRLSEMENALRKASGQVDRANAAVRRLETENAEIRAEMEASKLSSSESTSTCMEAVKREKKWLKKLLAWEKQKTKLQDEIADEKQKIKELQRCLAMVEQAQKEAEGFFHLGLSLLIYTRNQICCLIAVITGKMEAGSEGERAGFGPGRGGTAV from the exons ATGGGTTGCACTGTGAGGGAGAAGCATATCCGTACAAATCGGAGAGCACGATCAGCTAAACCTGAATTTGACCCCTGCTGTTATGCGTCCTCGATATCCAAGTCCATTCTTGAATCAGGCCTCAAACCCTTGGCTTACCACCTGGGTCTGCACGATCCAACCCACACCAATCCAAACCCTAATTCATCTAATGCTAATCTTGAAGATAATGGTTGGGGTTATTGTACTGAAGAACAATTGGAAGAAATCTTATTAAAGAACCTTGAATTTTTGTATAAAGAAGCAATTGCTAAGCTTGTTTCATTGGGTTATGATGAAGATACTGCTTTAAAAGCGATTTTGCGTAATGGGCATTGCTATGGTGGTATGGATGTTTTAACTAATATATTGCATAACTCTTTGGCTCATTTGAATAGCAATTCCGGTACTAATTGCAGTAGCAGTCATGGGAGTTTAGATGAATCCGAGCCtgtttttaatgatttaaGGCAATTGGAGGAGTATTCTCTTGCGGCCATGGTTTGTTTGCTGCAACAAGTTAGACCACATTTGAGTAAAGGTGATGCCATGTGGTGTTTATTGATGAGTGATCTTCATGTGGGTAGGGCGAGTACTATTGAAATTCCACCTGGTAATGGAAATATTACGGTGCAGAGCAGTCTAGAGAGTTTCAGTAGCAATGGTGTTGATAATGGGGTTGGTGTTGTAGCACCGGCCCTATGCAGATTTCATGGAGGGTGGGGGTTTGGGAATGAAGGAGGATCAGAATTTGCTGTCAATGGGTTTTTCTCTTATAGTGCAGAAATGACTTTGCCAAAGGACATTGATTGTCCTAAGAGGTTTAACCTTTCACCTTCAATGAAATCTCTGTTGAAGAGGAATGTTGCCATGTTTGCTGCAGGTTTTAGGGCTAATTCAAAACAGATGCAGTTGCAGTCTCAGGCTCAACCGGAGTCTTGTGTGGGTGTTTCGTCAGGTGGGGATGTAACCCCAGCTTCTGCAGGTAGCAGGGTTCTGGTTGAGAATGGTGAAGTGTCTCAAAATTCGAAAAACCAAGATGGGGTTAACTCCGTGTGGAACAAGTTTCAAGATGGGATTAGTTCAGTGTTAAGTAAGTTCAGTGACTTGAATCTTGATGAAAATTTGGAGCTTGCTGGAGAAGATCAGAAGGATGAGATGATAGTTACTCTGCTTCATCAGATTAAGGATTTGGAAAGACAAGTAAAAGAGCGAAAAGAGTGGGCACATCAGAAGGCAATGCAAGCTGCAAGAAAGCTTAGTAGTGATTTGACAGAGCTTAAAATGTTGAGAATGGAGAGGGAGGAAACACAGCGATTGAAGAAGGGGAAACAGACTCTTGAggattcaacaatgaagagGCTCTCAGAGATGGAGAATGCTTTGAGGAAGGCAAGTGGCCAAGTGGATCGGGCAAACGCAGCTGTGAGGCGGCTTGAGACTGAGAATGCAGAAATCAGAGCAGAGATGGAGGCTTCTAAGTTAAGTTCATCAGAGTCCACGTCAACGTGTATGGAGGCTgtgaagagagagaaaaaatggCTGAAGAAGCTCTTGGCTTGGGAGAAACAGAAAACTAAGTTGCAGGATGAGATTGCAGATGAGAAACAGAAGATCAAGGAGTTGCAGAGATGCTTGGCAATGGTTGAGCAGGCTCAGAAGGAAGCTGAG GGATTCTTTCATTTAGGTCTTAGTCTGCTTATCTACACTAGGAACCAGATATGCTGTCTGATAGCCGTAATTACAGGCAAAATGGAGGCAGGAAGTGAAGGTGAAAGAGCAGGTTTTGGCCCAGGTAGAGGAGGAACGGCGGTCTAA
- the LOC8284619 gene encoding plant intracellular Ras-group-related LRR protein 5 translates to MAAKSSSNDQHPSPAFLETVEEIMKLYRSLPAARPSIEEAEAAMSVIKSVNCEEQQKLEEISKQECPRNVPDELFYVLKELRRNMVLFQSHEQRKEALHLIEVDKMFQTFDGLIQRASILVSGDTHKDKMIGFSDPLEKVETESTVKEESLINRREDGNLAKYGFQDFVKSSSTKPSLFSGEGEPEKFSLMKVAAIIENSAKTEDVVLDLKGKLMDQIEWLPLSIGKLSFITELDLSENRIMALPTTITSLKVLTKLDIHSNQLINLPDSFGELMNLTDLDVRANRLKSLPSSFGNLKNLLNLDLSSNQFTHLPEALGDLTSLKILNVEINELEEIPYTIGNCSSLVELRLDFNRLRALPEAIGKLGCLEILTLHYNRIRKLPTTMGDLSYLRELDVSFNELESIPENLCFAASLKKLKVGENFADLTDLPRSIGNLEMLEELDISDDQIRVLPDSFRFLSKLRVFRADGTPLEVPPRQVAKLGAQASVQFMADLVAKRDVKIRSTKKKKGFWHRACLIFWPFRRNSQ, encoded by the exons ATGGCTGCGAAATCGAGCAGTAACGATCAACACCCATCACCTGCTTTTTTAGAAACAGTTGAGGAAATTATGAAACTCTACCGATCACTGCCAGCAGCAAGACCCTCCATTGAAGAAGCAGAGGCTGCCATGTCTGTAATTAAAAGTGTCAACTGCGAGGAGCAGCAAAAGCTTGAGGAAATTTCGAAGCAAGAGTGTCCTCGAAATGTTCCCGATGAACTCTTCTATGTTCTGAAAGAACTGAGGAGGAATATGGTTTTGTTTCAAAGCCATGAACAGAGGAAGGAAGCTCTTCACTTAATTGAAGTTGATAAGATGTTTCAGACCTTTGATGGATTGATACAAAGAGcttctattttagtttctgGAGATACCCACAAAGACAAAATGATTGGTTTTAGTGATCCACTAGAGAAAGTTGAAACAGAAAGTACTGTTAAAGAGGAGAGTTTGATTAATAGAAGAGAAGATGGAAACTTAGCGAAATATGGTTTCCAGGATTTCGTGAAGAGTTCTTCTACTAAGCCATCTCTTTTTTCAG GTGAAGGTGAACCTGAAAAATTTAGTCTAATGAAGGTGGCAGCTATCATAGAAAACTCTGCAAAAACTGAAGATGTAGTTCTTGATCTCAAAGGCAAGTTGATGGATCAAATTGAGTGGCTTCCTTTATCAATTGGGAAATTGTCGTTTATTACTGAGTTGGACTTATCTGAAAATCGAATAATGGCGCTTCCAACCACCATTACCAGCCTCAAAGTCTTAACAAAGCTTGATATTCACTCAAACCAACTTATAAACCTTCCTGATTCATTTGGGGAGCTAATGAATCTTACTGATCTTGATGTCCGTGCCAATAGGTTAAAATCACTGCCATCTTCTTTTGGGAACTTGAAAAACCTTCTTAATCTTGACCTGAGCTCAAATCAATTCACTCATTTGCCAGAGGCTCTTGGGGACTTGACTAGCTTGAAGATATTGAATGTAGAAATAAATGAACTAGAGGAGATTCCATACACAATTGGAAACTGCTCATCGCTCGTGGAGCTGAGATTAGATTTCAATAGGCTCAGAGCTCTTCCTGAGGCAATTGGAAAACTTGGATGCTTGGAAATTCTCACTCTGCACTACAACAGGATCAGAAAGTTGCCAACGACAATGGGTGATCTTTCCTATTTGAGGGAACTTGATGTTAGCTTCAATGAACTTGAATCCATACCTGAAAACCTGTGTTTTGCTGCAAGtctaaagaaattgaaagtgGGCGAGAACTTTGCTGACCTGACCGACTTGCCACGATCGATTGGAAATCTTGAGATGCTTGAAGAGTTGGATATCAGTGATGATCAGATAAGAGTCTTGCCAGATTCTTTCAGGTTCTTGTCAAAACTGAGAGTATTTCGTGCTGATGGAACACCTTTAGAAGTTCCACCAAGACAAGTAGCTAAATTGGGTGCTCAG GCTTCTGTTCAGTTTATGGCCGACCTTGTTGCCAAGAGAGATGTCAAAATCCGAtcaacaaagaagaagaaaggtttCTGGCACAGAGCCTGCTTAATTTTCTGGCCATTCAGGAGAAATTCTcagtaa